One genomic window of Micromonospora sp. WMMD1128 includes the following:
- a CDS encoding VTT domain-containing protein: MTGAAPPGRRPVVRRLAGLLGQPSARRFGLLLLLLAGFAVTLLLAPRPDAADLPRLADALGGYAPVAAVVGGALLLVALVPRTFVTLASGAIFGPVLGAAYALGAALLAAALGFAVGRLLGREFVAERVRGRLARLDGWFARQSVFGVITVRLLPIAGFGLVSYGYGTTGARVLPFLAGSVIASAPTAIGYAAIGAAVSSPGSINWYAAAPASLGLIASVLIIHRWWRAERQRRLGPT; encoded by the coding sequence ATGACCGGCGCCGCCCCACCGGGGCGGCGACCGGTGGTCCGCCGGCTCGCCGGGCTGCTCGGGCAGCCGTCGGCACGCCGGTTCGGGCTGTTGCTCCTGCTGCTCGCCGGCTTCGCGGTGACGCTGCTGCTGGCGCCCCGGCCGGACGCGGCCGACCTGCCCCGGCTCGCCGACGCGCTCGGCGGGTACGCCCCGGTCGCGGCCGTGGTCGGCGGCGCGCTGCTGCTGGTGGCCCTGGTGCCCCGGACGTTCGTCACGCTGGCGTCCGGCGCCATCTTCGGTCCGGTGCTGGGCGCCGCGTACGCGCTGGGCGCGGCGCTGCTCGCGGCGGCGCTCGGCTTCGCGGTCGGCCGCCTGCTGGGCCGTGAGTTCGTGGCCGAGCGGGTGCGCGGCCGGCTGGCCCGGCTCGACGGCTGGTTCGCCCGGCAGAGCGTGTTCGGGGTGATCACCGTACGGCTGCTGCCGATCGCCGGTTTCGGGCTGGTCAGCTACGGCTACGGCACCACCGGCGCCCGGGTGCTGCCGTTCCTCGCCGGCAGCGTGATCGCCTCCGCGCCCACCGCCATCGGTTACGCCGCGATCGGCGCGGCGGTGAGCAGCCCCGGTTCGATCAACTGGTACGCGGCGGCCCCGGCCAGCCTCGGCCTGATCGCCAGCGTGCTGATCATCCACCGCTGGTGGCGGGCCGAACGGCAACGCCGCCTCGGCCCGACCTGA